From Psychrobium sp. MM17-31, the proteins below share one genomic window:
- a CDS encoding Na+/H+ antiporter NhaC family protein, producing MNSKAPSTIVPSGIALLPLMLFLALFLGTGVYLTLQGVEYAFYQVPAPVAVLPAIVLAIILSRDTINDTIEQFTNGVGDSNVIAMCLIYLLAGAFAAVASATGGVESTVNLGLSLIPSWFLLPGFFLISAFIATAMGTSMGTLGAVAPIALGVAQTAGIDVAIMGGAVISGAMFGDNLSIISDTTIAATRTQGCEMKDKFKENLRIAMPAALGVLILLFFLGSDAPLPPVGEIDWIKVLPYIAILVLAVAGVNVFVVLGSGVVMAGLVGLFQTPDYALMNWAKDIYKGFSDMQEILILAMLIGGLGAVMSHQGGLAFIVKFIDRILARMSEKKGKVSTVSAELGIASVVSLTNLAIANNTVSIIVASGVAKDLADTHDVEPKRSASLLDIFACCIQGLLPYGAQALMIGAMFSLSPLDVSMHVFYPMILAASAILTIIFRKRHSA from the coding sequence ATGAACTCAAAAGCTCCATCGACTATTGTTCCTAGTGGCATCGCATTATTGCCACTAATGCTATTTTTAGCACTATTTTTAGGAACCGGTGTTTACCTGACACTACAAGGTGTTGAATACGCCTTTTATCAAGTGCCTGCCCCTGTTGCTGTGTTACCTGCAATTGTCCTCGCAATAATCTTATCTCGCGACACCATTAACGACACTATTGAGCAATTCACCAATGGCGTTGGTGATAGCAATGTAATCGCCATGTGTCTTATTTATTTGCTGGCAGGTGCTTTTGCCGCTGTTGCTAGCGCTACTGGCGGCGTTGAATCGACGGTAAATCTTGGATTGAGCTTAATTCCGTCGTGGTTCCTGCTACCTGGCTTCTTTTTGATTAGTGCATTTATCGCCACAGCTATGGGGACCTCAATGGGTACACTAGGTGCTGTTGCACCTATTGCGTTAGGTGTTGCACAAACCGCTGGCATTGATGTTGCCATTATGGGAGGCGCGGTAATTAGCGGCGCGATGTTTGGTGATAATTTATCGATTATCTCAGACACAACTATTGCGGCAACTCGTACCCAAGGTTGTGAAATGAAAGACAAATTCAAAGAAAACCTACGCATTGCGATGCCTGCTGCATTGGGTGTATTAATTCTATTATTTTTCCTAGGCAGTGATGCACCGCTACCGCCAGTTGGTGAAATTGATTGGATTAAGGTACTGCCTTATATCGCTATTCTGGTGTTGGCAGTTGCTGGAGTGAATGTCTTTGTCGTACTTGGTAGTGGTGTGGTAATGGCAGGCCTCGTTGGCTTATTCCAAACACCAGATTACGCGCTAATGAACTGGGCTAAAGATATCTATAAGGGCTTTAGTGACATGCAAGAGATCCTTATTCTTGCCATGTTAATCGGCGGTCTTGGCGCTGTGATGAGTCATCAAGGTGGTTTGGCTTTTATTGTTAAATTTATCGATCGAATTCTAGCGCGCATGAGTGAGAAAAAAGGCAAGGTCAGCACGGTTTCTGCTGAGCTGGGTATTGCTAGCGTGGTTAGTCTGACCAATCTGGCTATCGCGAACAACACCGTATCTATTATTGTCGCCAGTGGCGTTGCAAAAGATTTGGCGGATACTCATGATGTTGAGCCCAAACGCAGTGCGAGTTTACTTGATATTTTTGCGTGTTGTATTCAAGGCCTGCTGCCTTATGGCGCTCAAGCATTGATGATAGGTGCGATGTTTAGCTTGTCACCACTCGATGTCTCGATGCATGTTTTCTATCCGATGATTTTAGCCGCTAGTGCGATCCTCACAATTATCTTTAGAAAGCGTCATTCCGCCTAA
- the djlA gene encoding co-chaperone DjlA: MKIWGKVLGFMFGFMFGKWAGALLGLYIGHRFDRSMSQDFSNQGGFTKFFVNKDSFANQAVFFHAVFSVYGHIAKASGQVTPQEISAASALMDRMGLTGDKRREAQAAFSEGKSSDFPLEQTLKDFKKSSFGQRDILQLFLEVQLQAAFADGELHPKERTILHVVAKSLGFSSRDLDRLLQQLDAQMKFHRQQASSSQSGPSLQDAYDILGVSSDADDNTIKKAWRKQMAQHHPDKLAAKGLPPEMLEIANQKAQDIQAAYEKIKAQRK, from the coding sequence GTGAAAATTTGGGGTAAGGTGCTGGGCTTTATGTTCGGCTTTATGTTTGGAAAATGGGCAGGTGCGCTCTTAGGGCTATATATAGGTCATCGATTTGATCGCAGCATGAGCCAAGACTTTTCAAACCAAGGTGGTTTTACTAAGTTCTTTGTTAATAAGGATTCCTTTGCTAATCAAGCCGTATTTTTCCATGCGGTATTTTCAGTTTATGGTCATATCGCAAAGGCCAGCGGTCAGGTAACTCCACAAGAAATTAGCGCGGCTTCAGCGTTAATGGATCGCATGGGGTTAACGGGTGATAAACGTCGTGAGGCGCAAGCGGCGTTTAGTGAGGGGAAGTCGAGTGACTTTCCTCTTGAACAAACCCTGAAAGACTTTAAAAAAAGCTCATTTGGTCAGCGAGATATTTTGCAGCTATTTCTTGAAGTACAGTTACAAGCGGCGTTTGCCGATGGTGAGTTACATCCAAAAGAGCGCACGATTCTGCATGTAGTTGCTAAATCATTGGGCTTTTCTAGCCGCGATCTCGACAGATTACTGCAACAGCTCGACGCACAAATGAAATTTCATCGTCAGCAGGCTTCGTCGTCGCAGTCGGGACCGTCACTACAGGATGCTTACGATATTTTAGGTGTAAGCAGCGATGCTGATGATAACACCATTAAAAAAGCATGGCGTAAGCAAATGGCACAACATCATCCAGATAAGTTAGCAGCAAAAGGCTTACCACCAGAGATGTTAGAAATTGCCAATCAAAAGGCACAAGACATTCAAGCAGCCTATGAGAAGATCAAGGCGCAACGAAAGTAG
- the murU gene encoding N-acetylmuramate alpha-1-phosphate uridylyltransferase MurU has translation MYAMILAAGRGERMRPLTDALPKPLLCVNDKPLISYHLDKLRDCGFKDVVINHAWLGHLLPQTLGNGDSWNLNIHYSDEGNNALETAGGIKKALSQIDSDYFMVVNGDVWTDFDFSLLPKQLPAGVLAHLVLVENPQHNPAGDFAVADGLLTTGEEQFTFSGIAVYHRDFFDGVDDGVCALGPLIRQHIEHNRVAGEVYRGQWFDIGTPQRLELLDLQLRKQNLDK, from the coding sequence ATGTACGCAATGATCCTTGCTGCTGGTCGCGGTGAGCGTATGCGACCACTCACCGACGCTCTGCCTAAACCACTACTTTGTGTTAATGATAAGCCCTTGATTAGCTATCACCTCGACAAGTTACGTGATTGTGGTTTTAAAGATGTTGTCATTAATCACGCATGGTTAGGGCACTTGTTGCCGCAAACCTTAGGTAATGGTGATAGCTGGAACCTCAACATCCATTACAGTGATGAAGGCAATAACGCACTGGAAACTGCTGGTGGTATTAAAAAAGCGTTGTCTCAAATAGACAGTGATTACTTTATGGTAGTTAATGGCGATGTATGGACTGACTTTGATTTCTCACTATTGCCAAAGCAGCTCCCCGCAGGCGTTCTAGCACATTTAGTGTTAGTGGAAAACCCACAACACAATCCGGCTGGGGACTTTGCTGTTGCTGATGGTTTGTTAACAACGGGGGAGGAGCAATTCACCTTTTCCGGCATTGCAGTTTATCATCGTGATTTTTTTGATGGCGTGGACGATGGTGTTTGTGCCTTAGGGCCGCTTATTAGACAGCATATTGAACATAATCGTGTTGCTGGTGAAGTTTATCGTGGTCAATGGTTTGATATTGGCACGCCACAGCGTCTTGAACTGCTTGACCTGCAGCTGCGTAAACAAAACTTAGACAAGTAA
- a CDS encoding phosphotransferase: protein MLHISDNRTVLRSDVIDTRQQLLQQWFDSQIDQAIEDWQVVSADASFRRYFRAMVQGVSYILVDAPPATEKNAQFLEFSAQYAAVGIDVPRVIASDLTLGFLCLTDLGDQALLPLVKDNPLYWYRKAIGLLPLMAKVAVTDDKARYDAEFFNLELGLFKDWFCQQLLGLSAQDMASYQLDECFSWLVQSAIEQPQVATHRDFHGRNIMVRDGQSLAVIDYQDTVVGPLTYDAISLLKDCYFKIDDELRQQLLDEAYDKYHSALKLTLSCDEFRQAADLMGLQRHLKVCGIFSRLHLRDGKSAYLNDLPLVVDYILEVCRQYPQLSQLQQLFEHKVLPILAKRIEQCTQ, encoded by the coding sequence TTGCTTCATATTAGCGACAATCGCACAGTTTTAAGGAGCGACGTTATCGATACTCGACAGCAATTACTGCAGCAATGGTTTGATTCTCAAATAGACCAAGCTATCGAAGACTGGCAAGTTGTAAGCGCCGACGCCAGCTTTAGACGCTATTTTCGAGCGATGGTTCAAGGTGTTAGTTACATCTTAGTCGACGCGCCGCCAGCGACAGAGAAAAATGCGCAATTTCTGGAGTTTTCGGCGCAATACGCCGCCGTTGGCATCGATGTTCCACGTGTTATCGCCTCAGACTTAACTCTAGGGTTTCTGTGCTTAACGGATCTCGGTGACCAAGCGCTGCTGCCACTGGTTAAAGACAATCCACTTTATTGGTATCGCAAAGCAATAGGGTTATTACCTTTAATGGCCAAAGTTGCAGTGACAGATGATAAGGCTCGTTATGACGCTGAGTTTTTTAATCTAGAGTTAGGGCTGTTCAAAGATTGGTTTTGTCAGCAATTGTTAGGTCTTTCTGCGCAAGACATGGCGAGTTATCAGCTTGATGAGTGTTTTAGTTGGCTGGTGCAAAGCGCCATTGAGCAACCTCAAGTGGCCACTCATCGCGATTTTCACGGAAGAAACATTATGGTGCGCGATGGTCAGTCACTCGCCGTCATTGATTATCAAGATACCGTTGTTGGCCCACTTACTTATGATGCTATTTCGCTGCTTAAAGATTGTTATTTTAAAATCGATGATGAGCTAAGACAGCAATTACTGGATGAAGCTTATGATAAATATCACAGTGCACTTAAATTGACCTTATCTTGCGATGAATTTCGCCAAGCCGCTGATTTGATGGGCTTGCAACGTCATTTAAAAGTATGTGGGATTTTTAGCCGCTTACATTTACGCGACGGCAAATCGGCTTATTTAAATGACTTACCACTAGTCGTCGATTACATATTAGAAGTTTGCCGACAGTATCCACAACTTAGCCAACTGCAACAATTATTCGAGCACAAAGTTCTACCAATACTTGCCAAGAGGATTGAACAATGTACGCAATGA
- the lptD gene encoding LPS assembly protein LptD, whose amino-acid sequence MRLITLLLFSSFAATSWADSSNLTKQCRINTPYIAAKDLPKLELGPDQISVSADKSNIQYPDILDYIGNVTFTQNKKFIRADQARYDEGTNIFAATGNLHFQDDQLTLNSESLTTTLDGESTELLNTKYWFNNSMIHGKSSSFRVEDGRFLILDDALFTTCPDETPDWALRAKEIKIDSSEAWATIKRATLEVFEVPVFYFPYLTLPISDKRSSGFLYPSIGSNSRNGIEISTPYYWNIAPNYDMTITPRIMTDRGVQLNTEFRYLNAGQSGLFNIEYLHHDRSTDDKRYLAHWQHGGAIGENWRIASTFTHVSDDNYLSDIGSDYGNKTDSQLLKNIELAYFTDTWWLDMRVQDIQVLGQQTKPYQLVPQLSFNSYNNPFGNKFEYDMYSEFSHFRKRGDDSNNASRLHVEPTLRLPINLSAINFITEAKLMQTWYHQDNGVTSESISRSLPQFRFYGDVNFERQLKLQPNHTQTLTPKIQYLFVPYEEQQDIGLYDTALLRDDYLGLFRTRRFSGLDRIIDTEQLTLGMTTELRDENHNPYFVGSIGQTFYLRKSEMATLEGNVNDFPDRSALAGEFSYSLNKQWQFDVALQLNEQQSSVTQSKSSVNYHFSDSKLLQLSHRYVKQINDTKINQLGLQTVWPINSEWTFVGNYHRDINLNRTIEAFAGLQYESCCWAIRVQAYRQLQAQYEDNVNTLNVATEEFDNGISFNFEIKGLGSNSSSNAYDMLSDGLFTYRKPYYLKQ is encoded by the coding sequence ATGCGCTTAATCACTTTATTATTATTTTCATCTTTTGCAGCGACATCATGGGCGGACTCATCTAATTTAACCAAGCAATGTCGTATTAATACCCCTTACATTGCTGCAAAAGATCTTCCGAAACTGGAACTTGGCCCCGACCAAATCTCCGTTAGTGCCGATAAAAGTAACATTCAGTATCCAGATATTCTCGACTATATCGGCAATGTCACCTTCACTCAAAATAAGAAGTTTATCCGCGCCGACCAAGCTCGCTATGACGAAGGTACCAATATTTTCGCTGCCACTGGCAACCTTCATTTTCAAGATGACCAATTAACCTTAAACAGTGAATCACTCACCACTACTCTCGATGGTGAATCAACAGAATTACTCAATACCAAATACTGGTTTAACAATTCGATGATTCACGGTAAATCGAGTAGTTTTCGCGTTGAAGATGGTCGTTTTCTGATTTTAGACGACGCGCTATTTACTACCTGCCCCGACGAAACACCTGACTGGGCGCTGCGAGCTAAAGAAATAAAAATCGACTCTTCTGAAGCTTGGGCAACGATAAAACGCGCCACTTTAGAAGTTTTCGAAGTACCTGTATTCTACTTTCCTTACCTAACGTTACCGATTTCAGATAAGCGTAGCTCAGGCTTTTTATACCCATCTATTGGCAGTAATTCTCGCAATGGCATTGAGATTAGTACGCCATATTATTGGAACATTGCACCTAATTACGATATGACAATAACACCACGCATCATGACAGATCGCGGTGTGCAGCTAAATACCGAATTCCGTTACCTCAACGCAGGGCAATCGGGCTTATTTAATATCGAATATCTACATCACGATCGTTCAACCGATGACAAACGCTATTTAGCTCATTGGCAACACGGCGGTGCTATTGGTGAAAACTGGCGTATTGCCAGTACCTTCACTCATGTTAGCGACGATAACTACCTTAGCGATATTGGCAGTGATTATGGCAATAAGACTGACAGCCAGTTATTAAAAAACATTGAGTTAGCCTACTTTACTGATACGTGGTGGCTGGATATGCGAGTACAGGATATTCAAGTTTTAGGACAGCAAACTAAGCCTTATCAACTAGTGCCTCAACTGTCTTTTAACAGCTACAACAATCCGTTTGGCAATAAATTCGAATACGATATGTATTCTGAATTTAGTCACTTTAGAAAGCGCGGCGACGATAGCAACAACGCTTCGCGCCTGCACGTTGAACCGACACTGCGCTTACCAATTAATCTATCGGCAATTAATTTCATCACCGAAGCAAAATTAATGCAGACGTGGTATCACCAAGATAATGGCGTTACTTCTGAATCCATTAGTCGATCTTTGCCGCAGTTTAGATTCTACGGCGATGTTAATTTCGAGCGTCAGTTAAAACTGCAACCTAACCACACGCAAACACTTACACCGAAAATTCAATATTTGTTTGTTCCTTATGAAGAACAGCAAGACATTGGCCTGTACGACACCGCATTATTGCGCGATGACTACTTAGGTCTATTTAGAACACGACGTTTTAGTGGTCTCGATCGCATTATCGATACCGAACAATTAACCCTTGGTATGACGACAGAGTTGCGCGATGAAAACCACAATCCTTATTTTGTCGGTAGCATTGGGCAAACCTTCTATTTAAGAAAATCAGAAATGGCGACGCTGGAAGGCAATGTCAATGATTTTCCAGACCGCTCGGCGCTAGCTGGCGAGTTTAGCTACTCACTTAACAAGCAATGGCAATTTGATGTGGCATTGCAGCTCAATGAACAGCAAAGCTCAGTTACTCAAAGTAAATCGAGCGTTAACTACCACTTTAGTGACTCTAAATTACTGCAACTAAGTCACAGATACGTTAAGCAAATTAACGATACCAAAATCAATCAACTCGGATTACAAACGGTTTGGCCAATTAACAGTGAATGGACCTTTGTGGGAAATTATCACCGCGATATCAACCTCAATCGAACTATTGAGGCATTCGCAGGTCTGCAATATGAATCTTGTTGTTGGGCAATCCGTGTTCAAGCGTATCGCCAGCTACAAGCGCAATACGAAGACAACGTAAACACACTAAACGTCGCGACAGAAGAATTTGACAACGGCATCTCATTTAACTTTGAGATTAAAGGCTTAGGTTCAAACAGCTCTTCCAATGCTTATGACATGCTTAGCGACGGTTTATTTACTTATCGCAAACCCTATTACTTAAAGCAATAA
- the surA gene encoding peptidylprolyl isomerase SurA: MKLLKIVLAISLLGSTQVSQAEVKALDRVSIVVNDGVILKSEIDALVNRVKQRSIASNQELPNDRVLKTQATERLIDNLLKKQMAERMSMRIGDTQLDQTISNIAAEQKLSLDEFKAQLAKEGLDFATYRESVRDDILLGQVERIAVRRRINISEQEVVNLAEQIKHHGQSNTKYRLGHILISHNGDESTDGLKAARERADRVIELLNDNGDFKRIAITSSSGPKALEGGDWGFMNINEMPTLFTDAVKGKGKGDVIGPFKSGNGYHILKILDLQGQQQMDVNEVNAKHILIKPSIILSDQRAKEMLEGFIEDIKAGKATIEELAKEHSDDPGSAIKGGELGWADPSVYVPAFKNTLAQLEQDEISAPFKSSHGWHIVKLLGKRKVDATEQFIKNRAHQLLFNRKFSEESDAWAREMRSSAYIEILD; encoded by the coding sequence ATGAAGTTATTAAAGATTGTATTGGCTATTTCTTTACTGGGTAGCACTCAAGTTAGCCAAGCTGAAGTCAAAGCGTTAGACCGCGTTTCTATTGTGGTTAACGATGGTGTAATTTTAAAAAGCGAAATCGATGCACTAGTTAATCGCGTTAAACAACGCTCTATCGCGAGTAATCAAGAATTACCTAATGATCGCGTGTTAAAAACTCAAGCTACCGAGCGTCTTATCGACAATTTGCTTAAAAAACAAATGGCAGAGCGAATGAGTATGCGTATTGGCGACACGCAACTTGATCAAACTATTAGCAATATCGCTGCCGAGCAAAAACTATCACTCGACGAATTTAAAGCGCAACTGGCCAAAGAAGGCCTAGACTTTGCTACTTACCGCGAATCAGTGCGTGATGATATTTTACTGGGTCAAGTAGAGCGTATTGCCGTTCGTCGTCGCATTAACATTTCAGAGCAGGAAGTGGTTAATCTGGCAGAGCAAATCAAGCACCACGGTCAATCAAATACTAAATATCGCCTCGGTCATATCTTAATTTCTCACAATGGTGATGAATCAACTGATGGCTTAAAAGCAGCCCGTGAAAGAGCAGACCGTGTTATTGAATTGCTCAATGATAACGGTGACTTTAAACGCATTGCTATCACTTCATCTTCAGGCCCTAAAGCGCTTGAAGGCGGTGATTGGGGCTTTATGAATATCAATGAAATGCCAACGCTATTTACCGATGCCGTAAAAGGTAAAGGCAAAGGCGATGTAATAGGCCCATTCAAGAGTGGCAACGGTTACCACATCCTGAAAATTTTAGACCTTCAAGGTCAACAGCAAATGGATGTCAATGAAGTCAACGCCAAGCATATCCTGATCAAACCTTCGATTATTCTTAGCGATCAACGCGCTAAAGAAATGCTGGAAGGCTTTATTGAAGATATTAAAGCGGGGAAAGCAACGATTGAAGAACTCGCCAAGGAGCACTCAGATGATCCTGGTTCTGCAATTAAAGGTGGCGAACTTGGTTGGGCAGACCCAAGTGTTTACGTACCAGCATTTAAAAATACACTAGCCCAGTTAGAACAAGATGAAATCAGCGCACCATTTAAATCATCACACGGCTGGCATATTGTTAAATTACTCGGCAAGCGCAAGGTAGACGCCACAGAACAATTTATTAAGAACCGCGCACACCAATTGCTATTCAACCGTAAGTTCTCGGAAGAAAGTGATGCTTGGGCACGCGAAATGCGCTCATCTGCATATATTGAAATTCTAGATTAG
- the pdxA gene encoding 4-hydroxythreonine-4-phosphate dehydrogenase PdxA, with amino-acid sequence MTLRIALTPGEPAGIGPDLAVSIAQRDWPVEIVVIGDQELLLERAKMLDLPLTLRPYDAASPAQPQQAGTLTIKHIALPEKAECGVLNEKNGGYVLDTLQFACDHNIDSEFSAVVTGPVHKGIINKSGIAFSGHTEFFAQQSNTADVVMLLATEGLRVALVTTHIPLAYVAKAITYERIINISRILHTDLVKKFGIKSPRIYMCGLNPHAGEGGHLGREEIEIIEPAIEALREEGMDIVGPLAADTLFQEKYLDNADAVLAMYHDQGLPVLKYKGFGNSVNITLGLPFIRTSVDHGTALDLAGTGNADSGSMIVAINEAITMAQKSNNEQ; translated from the coding sequence GTGACTTTACGTATCGCTTTAACCCCGGGCGAACCAGCTGGGATAGGACCAGACTTAGCGGTTAGCATTGCCCAGCGCGATTGGCCAGTTGAAATTGTCGTTATTGGCGACCAAGAACTGTTGCTAGAGCGTGCCAAAATGTTAGACCTACCGCTGACACTGCGTCCATACGACGCGGCATCGCCAGCACAGCCACAGCAAGCCGGTACCCTTACCATCAAGCATATCGCACTGCCGGAAAAAGCAGAGTGTGGTGTGCTCAATGAGAAAAACGGCGGATACGTATTAGACACTTTGCAATTTGCTTGCGATCACAATATCGATAGCGAATTCTCAGCTGTGGTTACAGGGCCGGTCCACAAAGGTATCATTAACAAATCTGGCATCGCATTTAGTGGTCATACTGAGTTTTTTGCGCAGCAATCCAACACAGCTGATGTTGTTATGTTATTGGCCACAGAAGGTTTACGCGTTGCCCTAGTAACAACGCATATTCCGCTAGCTTATGTGGCTAAAGCTATAACTTATGAGCGCATTATTAATATCAGCCGCATTCTTCATACTGATTTGGTGAAAAAATTTGGCATTAAGTCGCCGCGAATTTATATGTGTGGACTCAACCCTCACGCTGGTGAAGGTGGCCATTTAGGCCGTGAAGAAATAGAAATCATTGAACCAGCCATCGAAGCGCTGCGTGAAGAAGGAATGGATATTGTTGGCCCCTTAGCCGCCGATACCTTATTCCAAGAAAAATATTTAGACAATGCCGATGCGGTATTAGCCATGTATCACGATCAAGGCTTACCAGTATTAAAATACAAGGGCTTTGGTAACTCGGTAAATATTACCTTAGGTCTGCCATTTATCCGCACATCGGTAGATCACGGCACGGCGCTAGATTTAGCAGGAACCGGTAATGCAGACTCAGGCAGCATGATTGTCGCAATTAATGAAGCCATTACCATGGCACAAAAGAGTAATAATGAGCAATAA
- the rsmA gene encoding 16S rRNA (adenine(1518)-N(6)/adenine(1519)-N(6))-dimethyltransferase RsmA, translating to MSNKVHLGHTARKRFGQNFLNDQRVIDAIVAAINPRNEDHLVEIGPGLGALTEPVAAKIDAMSVVELDRDLVERLESHPTLKDKLTIHQGDALQFDFSALAKEGERLKVFGNLPYNISTPLMFHLFEQADIIENMHFMLQKEVVLRLCASPNTKAYGRLSVMAQYYCKMIPVIEVGPQCFVPPPKVDSAVIRLEPYRELPHPALDIKQLQHVVTQAFSMRRKTVRNSLKGILTAEEMEQIGVDVTYRAEQVSLKQFVDIANYITKRSQK from the coding sequence ATGAGCAATAAAGTACATTTAGGCCACACGGCTAGAAAACGATTCGGACAAAACTTTTTAAACGATCAGCGTGTTATCGACGCTATCGTTGCTGCGATCAATCCAAGAAATGAAGACCACCTCGTTGAGATTGGTCCGGGTCTTGGTGCTCTAACTGAGCCTGTTGCAGCAAAAATCGATGCGATGTCTGTAGTAGAGTTAGATCGCGATCTCGTAGAGCGCCTTGAATCGCACCCGACATTAAAAGACAAATTAACCATTCATCAAGGCGATGCACTGCAATTTGATTTCTCCGCATTAGCCAAAGAAGGCGAACGCCTAAAAGTATTTGGTAATCTGCCTTATAACATTTCAACACCGCTGATGTTCCACTTGTTTGAGCAAGCAGATATCATCGAAAATATGCACTTTATGCTGCAGAAAGAAGTAGTTTTACGCCTTTGTGCTAGCCCGAACACTAAAGCCTATGGTCGCTTAAGTGTAATGGCGCAGTACTACTGTAAAATGATTCCAGTTATTGAAGTAGGTCCACAGTGTTTTGTGCCGCCACCAAAGGTAGATTCGGCAGTAATCCGCCTTGAGCCGTACCGTGAATTACCGCATCCAGCGCTAGATATTAAACAGCTACAACACGTGGTAACTCAAGCCTTTAGTATGCGCCGTAAAACTGTTCGCAATAGTTTAAAGGGCATTTTGACCGCAGAAGAGATGGAGCAAATTGGCGTTGATGTTACCTACCGCGCTGAACAAGTATCGTTGAAGCAATTTGTAGACATTGCTAACTACATTACAAAACGCTCGCAAAAATAA
- the apaG gene encoding Co2+/Mg2+ efflux protein ApaG — protein sequence MSQIDAISELITVDVKPYYIEEREVDDAPLFVFGYEVTIRNNSDMPVKLLNRHWYITDGDGKQSEVKGEGVIGLQPVIEPMSEFQYSSGSNFRTPVGTMHGQYEMQCQQLGNQLFHVDISPFLLANDTVIH from the coding sequence ATGAGTCAAATCGACGCTATCAGTGAATTAATTACCGTTGATGTAAAACCTTATTACATCGAAGAGCGAGAAGTTGATGATGCGCCACTTTTTGTCTTTGGCTATGAGGTAACGATCCGCAACAATTCTGATATGCCGGTGAAATTACTCAACCGCCATTGGTACATTACCGATGGCGATGGCAAACAGAGTGAAGTTAAGGGCGAAGGCGTTATTGGATTGCAACCTGTTATTGAGCCAATGAGTGAATTTCAATACTCGAGCGGTTCAAACTTCAGAACACCTGTTGGCACTATGCACGGTCAATACGAAATGCAATGTCAGCAATTGGGCAATCAATTATTTCACGTCGATATTTCGCCTTTCTTGTTAGCTAACGACACAGTTATTCACTAG